Genomic window (Marinilabiliales bacterium):
AAAGTCCCAGGTCGGATGTCGATCCGAACCGGTTTTTGGATGCACGGAGCACCCTGTATAGATGATTATGGTCTCCCTCGAACTGCAGCACAACATCTACAATGTGTTCGAGCACCTTGGGGCCTGCAAGACCACCTTCTTTAGTGATGTGTCCGATTAGTGCAACCGGTGTGCCTGATTCCTTGGCGTACCTTAGCAGTGCAGCCGCACACTCCTTGATCTGCGATACGCTTCCTGCCGGGGAGTCCAGCAGATCAGACTGCATCGTCTGTATGGAATCAACAATTGCCAGTCCGGGTCCCACCTGCTCAAGCTGTTCGAACACCGCTTCGAGGTTGGTTTCGCAGAGGATAAAGCATCTTCCTTTGCCCGGACCAAGCCTGTCGGCTCTAAGCTTTATCTGGCTGCTGCTCTCCTCGCCCGAAATGTAAAGGGTGGTTATTTGCGGCATCTGGAGGGCCACCTGCAGGGCGAGGGTGGACTTGCCTATGCCGGGTTCTCCACCTACCAGTATTACCGAGCCCGGCACTATACCTCCGCCGAGTACTCGGTTAAGCTCAGTGCTGTGTGTGTTTATCCGCGGTTGTTCTTCAGCCCTTATCTCAGATACGAGTACCGGCGGGGCCGGATTTTTTCTTTTCGTTGCCGGTTTGCCGGTTTTCCCTGTTACAACCTCTTCAACATAGGTGTTCCATTCTGCACATGAAGGGCATCGCCCTATCCATTTTGGCGACTCAGCGCCGCAGTTCCGGCAGAAATATGTAGTTTTTGTTTTCGCCATAGCCGTACAGTTGGGTTTTGTTCATTAGTCCGTCAGCATTCAGGCTGTGACGCTGCTTTCCTCTTTCGCGATATTGTATAAACCATGTAAAGCGAAAAGGTGCCCAGCACGATCATAAGCAGAGCCTGTGACTCGTGAGAGAGGGTTGCAAAGACCAGCCCCTCTTCCCTTGAAATATCATACAGTCCCAGGCCTACGCTGACTATCCAATGATATGCACCTATTCCCGCCTGGACGGGGGCAGCCATTCCAAAGCCTCCGATCACAAGTATGAAGAGCACCGCTGCAGTCCCCAGGCCTGCCGTTGCCGGCAGCGCCATGAAGAGGGCCCAGGTCATTAGGAAATACATCAGCCATATAAACAGGGTGTGCAGGATGAATAACCCGGTCTTTTCCATCCGGAACACTGATATCATCCCTGCGATAACCTGGCGGACTATCTTTTCGGATCTGGCAAAAAGGCTGAAACGGCGAAGCCTTGAGGCAAGGTGAAGATATAAAATTATGAGGAGCACCAGGAAAGAACCTGCAAACAGGTAGAACTTCCAGGAGAGGTCAAGCGTTGAGGACACTTTGCCGTGAAGAGGAATGACAATACTGTTAAAGAGGAAGTCGCCGAAAAATTCAATCTGGATAAGCAGTACGGCAAGGGCCAGCAGCAGAAGCATTAAGAGATCTGCGATCCTTTCAGTTATCACTGTACCGAGAAGCGCGTCGGCAGGAATTCTGTCGGTCCGGTTCAGCGATCCGCAACGGGTTAACTCTCCAAGGCGCGGCAGTATGAAGTTGGCAAGGTATCCTGTCATCAGCGCATAGAAGGTGTTCTTTACCGGGGGGTTGTAACCCAGAGGTTCGATCAGCATTATCCATCTGTATGTCCTGCTGATAAATGCTGCCGATGCAAAAGCGAGTGACAGGACGACCCAGAGGTAATTGGCAGATCTCAATCCTTCAATGAGTTCCTGCAGACTAATATCCCTGAATGCCAAAACAAGGAGGAAGATCCCGGCCGATAAAAACAGGAGGATCCTTGTGGTTTTG
Coding sequences:
- the radA gene encoding DNA repair protein RadA; translated protein: MAKTKTTYFCRNCGAESPKWIGRCPSCAEWNTYVEEVVTGKTGKPATKRKNPAPPVLVSEIRAEEQPRINTHSTELNRVLGGGIVPGSVILVGGEPGIGKSTLALQVALQMPQITTLYISGEESSSQIKLRADRLGPGKGRCFILCETNLEAVFEQLEQVGPGLAIVDSIQTMQSDLLDSPAGSVSQIKECAAALLRYAKESGTPVALIGHITKEGGLAGPKVLEHIVDVVLQFEGDHNHLYRVLRASKNRFGSTSDLGLYEMKDNGLAEVKNPSEILISRHDDDMSGIAISAMVDGHRPFLIEIQALVSTAAYGTPQRSSTGFDLRRLSMLLAVLEKRAGFRLSAKDVFLNVAGGLRVTDPAADLAVIAAILSSDTDLPVRQDICLAGEVGLSGEIRPVSRLDQRIAEAAKMGFRQIIISSAGKVSPGGRNDIDIVRAGKVEQVFKSLFRRK
- a CDS encoding UPF0104 family protein, producing the protein MRQALFKTTRILLFLSAGIFLLVLAFRDISLQELIEGLRSANYLWVVLSLAFASAAFISRTYRWIMLIEPLGYNPPVKNTFYALMTGYLANFILPRLGELTRCGSLNRTDRIPADALLGTVITERIADLLMLLLLALAVLLIQIEFFGDFLFNSIVIPLHGKVSSTLDLSWKFYLFAGSFLVLLIILYLHLASRLRRFSLFARSEKIVRQVIAGMISVFRMEKTGLFILHTLFIWLMYFLMTWALFMALPATAGLGTAAVLFILVIGGFGMAAPVQAGIGAYHWIVSVGLGLYDISREEGLVFATLSHESQALLMIVLGTFSLYMVYTISRKRKAASQPEC